In Globicephala melas chromosome 20, mGloMel1.2, whole genome shotgun sequence, the genomic window GTTAACATGAGACATTCTGCATGATCAGGCCACTGTGGATCATTGGAGGCACAGAAGTCGCACCTGAGGTCACAGGGTTGCTGAATGAGGCATCCATTCAAAAATGTGAAGAGAGGCTCTTCTTTATTTGAAGTGGAATTATAAGCCATTATAGGTGGGAGATGGGATGACCTGGATGCACAGGTCATCCCAGGGCATTCCTGGTTCACCTGGTGTTGTCCTAGCTAATTATTAATATCCACTCCTCTCTAGTCTCAAAAGTATCTTGGTTTGGACACTGAGTTGTGTGATTACACTAGCTTGAAAGGGTTGTCAGTGTTAGAGagtgtgtaatttttttaaacgtGATAACATGAGTGATAATTGTCATTGTCAGAGATCAATGTCATAAGATTTTGAtcacatataaattatatcaaaGTATGGAAAACATAAAGTATCTACTTTGTTCTATGCCATGGTAAACTTCATTGCAGTCTGCTCTGGCTTTTTCCTTGTGCCATGATTTAGGGCATTCTCTCCCCTACCTTGACTGGTAAATGCAAATATAATAGGGTATAGCATAGTTAGGAAACGCTGTTCCCCACAAAAAATCAAATGGGACTTGGGGTTTGTCTGTACCAAGGGTCCTTTCTTAGAGCAAGTATCCAAGGATTGGCTATATAACACCCATTTCTTAAGTCTCTGTGGTTTCTCAAGTCTTGTGGTTATCAATCAAGGGTAAAGCCAAATAGTTCTGAGGCCACTGGGGAAATGGACTCCACCTCTAAGCTGCCAGGATTCTAATGCTCTCTTATTTCCTCCCCAGGAGCCATTTATTGAAACTCGCCAGGATGGTGTCTCTCGCAGATTCATCCCCCCAGCCAGGTGCCTACTACTCCTCAGCCCCCTGTTCCTTGCCAAAGGCCAGTAGAATTTTAATTAAACCCAGAATTGAGACCTGGAGCCAGGTGATGAAGATGGATCATCACGTAGCCTTTTGGCTCTTCCAGAAAAGACATATTCCCTTATACCTGGCCCATCACTCTCCAGTGTTGATGGAGTTTTTCCTGTAGCCATTCACACAGTGGGAAGGGACAATATCTCTCATGATGAAGAACTGAGAAAAGTTGAGAACGTGATTGACTAATAAAAGAGATGGGCCCTTGAAAAGTTTTAAGATAGCAAATGTTGTTAGATGTTCAGGTTCTTAATTATTGATGCACGTGAAGGTGGCTGGCAAGGGGTAGTAATATTAAGAAATGGTCTTTCCTgattctccttccttttctactatagacacacacatatcaGTTTTTGATGCCCCGTCTCCCCCCTTAGTCCATCCAGGCCAACCTTCGTGCTGAGTGTCCCTGTGGAAGACCAGCATGGCCTTCCCTTGGGAGAGAGGTACCCTTGGGAGGTCAGTCGGGCTAGGAGTGGGTATGTGCCTTGAGGCCCCTCAGCCGGTGCTTGAGAGTCTCTGCCACTGGCACTGCAGTAGGTGGAGGAGGCCTCTCTGCTCCCTCATGTGGCCCGTGGGCGGGGGGCTGTCTGCAGGATGATGTCTACAGAAAGTGCCAACAGCTTCACTCTGATCGGGGAGGCATCCGACGGCGGCACCATGGAGAACCTCAGCCGAAGACTGAAGGCAAGTCTGCCTCATGGGTGTCAGGCAGTGGGCCTGGCTGGTAGAGGGGGTGTCTGGGCAGGTAGCATGGGGTAGGCCCTACCCTGACTCTCCCACACTTCCAGGTCACTGGGGACCTTTTCGACATCATGTCAGGCCAGACAGATGTGGATCACCCACTGTGTGAGGAATGCACAGATACTCTTTTAGACCAGCTGGACACTCAGCTCAACGTCACTGAAAATGAGTGTCAGAACTACAAGTGAGTACGTCCAGAGCCTGGGCCCGGGAATGGAGCTCTGAATCTTAGGGCTCTCCCTGCTCTGGGGCTGCGTGGCCCTTACCCAAGGGCTGTGCTCCACTCAGATAAAAGGAATAACAGGTTCCCTCTGGTAAGCATTCCCTGCCTGTGTCCTTGGCAGACGCTGCTTGGAAATCTTAGAGCAAATGAATGAAGATGACAGCGAGCAGCTCCAGATGGAGCTAAAGGAGCTGGCATTAGAGGAGGAGAGGCTGATCCAAGAGCTGGAAGATGTGGAAAAGAACCGTCAGATAGTGGCAGAAAATCTCGAGAAGGTCCAGGCTGAGGCTGAGAGGTTGGATCAGGAGGAAGCTCAGTGAGTGATCACCCTGTTCTTCTATCTTCCTGCCCTCAAGGCTCCAGCAGCGGAAATGGCTTCCAGCTGAATGTGTCTGATTAGTTTGTAAACAGCAGTGAGCTGTCATTCAGCAGCGTGTCTGCTCTGGATCCTGCATATTGTTTCCAGGCCCTGTTTCTAGAGGTTGGTGGGGAGGATTACGTATGAAGGGTCAGCATGATTAAGTGGCAAAAACGTTGGTTAAATAGAGAGCCGAGAACCAGGCCTCTAGTCACAGCTCTGTCCTGTAGGGACCTGGGCTCATTTGGGTGAGTCAGCCACTGAACCCGGCATCCTCCTCTGGAAAGATGAGCCTGTTGGCCTACGTTCTTTTCCAGCTCAAAAATTTCACTGGTGCTCTTGACCTGAGAGAACCCTCTGTCTAGTGGAGGAGACAGTGTCCACAGTAACTACGGATGGGGAAGTGAAAGACATTGAACAAAGTTAATTTTTTCATGGGATAGTGTAACAAGTTCCATTAGAAATGATGTATACTAACCATTTAAAAGTCAATAAGGATGTAGAGGGGAAGTGATAGACGCTCAATTACGGCCAATTCAGGGAAGAAACCACCATTGACTAACTCACTTTGCTTCTGGAAAAGATCAGAAATCCAAGAGGTCCTGGTTTGGGAGAGTCCTGTTTTCCTCCCCGTTTTCCATATGGGCAGCTGGAATTTGAGACATTTCTGTCCTTCCCAGGCAAAACATGTAGGGCAAGTATGTTCCTTTGAGTGGGATATTTGCCAAATGTAAAAGATGCTGTAACTAGAAGTGACCATAATCACTAGAAGAAATCATTAAGGGGGGCGGTGGGAGAGAAATTTTAGCCCCAAACAGCCTTTAATGGTCACCTTGGCTGTTCACAGGTATCAAAGGGAATATAGTGAATTTAAACGACAACAGCTAGAACTGGATGATGAGCTGAAGAGTGTAGAAAACCAGATGCGTTATGCCCAGATGCAGCTGGACAAGCTGAAGAAAACCAACGTCTTTAACGCAACCTTCCACATTTGGTAATGAGGGTTGGAGGGTGAGGAGCGTCTGGGAAGCACCACAACCTGGACGTTAGCTGCTGGCCGCTACGCCAGGGTGCCCACCTCCCACGGAATGGGGGTCTGTGTCATTTTCACCCCATCTAGGTTTCTTTCACTCCTTGTGATGGGATAGGCACAATCAGGGGATTGGAACTCTAGAGCTTGGTGACTTCCATTCTTCCAAGGAAAGGGAAAGATTGGAGCTCTCCAGCTACGTGAAAATCTGGTCACCTGCCTGGTGCTGATTTCTTGCCCCCGGGGTCGTTTGTTTATTCATTGATTTGACATTTTATCCATTTCAAATGGTATcttttgagcatctactgtgtggtgacactgtgctaagcactagGAAGGCAACAGCAAGCAATATACATTTCGCTTGGGCGAGATGGCTCGGTAACAGGCACTTGTAATACAGTGTGGTCGCGGTGAACCCTGGGTGCTGTGAGAACACATAAGGGCGCTTTACCCAATTGGAGGAGGCTGCATGGAACGATTCCCCCAGAGGAAGTTGATGTTTAAGCTGAGATACGGAGTATAAGTCTGCAGAGGAGGGGGGTTGTTCCTGGCAGAGAGAACATCATGTGCACAGAAACAGAGGAAAGTGGGAGTGGTAATCTCCAGCTGAACTGAACGGAGCTTATTGTGACTGGAGATTGAGGGTGAAGCAGAGAATGACAGGATATGAAACTGGAGCGTTACCAATTCCTAAAGGATCTTGTAGGCCTCATTAAGGATATGGACTTTGTCCAAAAGGCAGTGGGAGCCACTGAAGCATTTTAGTCAGGAAAGTGACATAAGTACAGTTGCATTTGTGCATTTCTGTAATGTGAGAAATGACTTGGGGTAAGAGGGCAAGATTGTTGGTAAGGAAACCTGCCAGTAGAAATCTAAACAGGAGAGGGTAGAGTCGTAGCATTGAGTCTGAAGAGAAGTGGACAGATTTAAGAGGTTCAGGAGGTAGAATCAACAGAGCCTGGAGGTGTTGGGGGGAAgggagctgagagagagagagcatgcaaGGATGACGCCCAGGTTTCTACCTTGGCGTCTGAGCAGCAGGGAGAAAGATGACGACTCACGTTTTAGACATGTATTTAAAGTACCAATAGGACTTGGATATATGAATCTGGAGATAAGGAGAGAGATTTATGCCAGGTTTTAGGTGAGAGCAGGAAATTTCAGAATTTGCTAAGTTTTAAATCCTGTCTGTATTTTTCCCTGCCCTTCTTCTGTAGGCACAGTGGACAGTTTGGCACAATCAATAACTTCAGACTGGGTCGCCTGCCCAGTGTTCCCGTGGAATGGAACGAGATTAACGCTGCTTGGGGCCAGACAGTGTTGCTGCTCCATGCCCTGGCCAATAAGATGGGTCTGAAATTTCAGAGGTAAGAAATGTAGTCCTTTCCTGCGTGTGGTGTGTCTGTGATATAATCTGTATCTCCTACCTGGTACTCTTGTCCACTGTGGCAAGAGCCCTCGCTCCCAACGAACGGGGAGTATTCTGTCCATGGAGACTGTCTGCTTCTGGTTTTCCCCTCACCACAGTCCCTTTCCAATGATTGAGCAGTCCTTGAACTGCACGACCACAGCCGTGGTCCCCAACTTCCTGTCTCCGTAACCTAGTGTTCCTAAAgctgtttttcagtttttgtttctaaATCTAAACCAGGACATACATGCATCCATAAAAGGCCCCCAGATAATTATCTAATAAATGTAGTTTGTTTGGGAAACAAAACCTTTTAAACATGGAGCCCGTGGGGAGGTGAGAGAGgagtggaaataataatagagGTTCTTGGGTAGCTGAAGACTGAAAATCGCTGGGTTATAACATCCCAGTAATCACTTTAGGAGGAGTCCTATTTCCATCTCTGTCTGCATCTCCATTTTAGGTATCGACTTGTTCCCTATGGAAACCATTCGTATCTGGAGTCTCTGACAGACAAATCTAAGGTACCCAGGAAGGTCCATTTTCGCTGGAATACAGAATCCTTTTACCTTCTAACGAAATGGTTTAGTTTTGATAATGGCATTATTTAGCTTCTTTCTTAGACTGAGATATCTCATGTTGAGCCAATGTCTGGTTCAGTGTCCTGTCTAGTTCAGGATTAGCTCTTTGGGGcctgtaaagaaaattaaatttttacagTGTTGAGAAGGGCTATGGGCAGATCAGAGCAGAATATGTGCACCAGGACGGGGAAGGCATCGCTGTGCGGTAGATGTTTAATACATTTCCACTGATGGTGAAACGGTCTTAGGTGCATTGTTATTTGCCCAAGGTTACTGTTGCCAGTGGAATACAGACATAACATGACTTGAGAGATCGATAGGATTGGGAACAGTCTCCGGTAACCTGTGTTAGGGCCACAGCTATAGCCAGTTCTCTTTTCTCGGGCAGGAGCTGCCATTGTACTGTTCTGGGGGGCTGCGGTTTTTCTGGGACAACAAGTTTGACCATGCAATGGTGGCTTTCCTGGACTGTGTGCAGCAGTTCAAAGAAGAGGTTGAGAAAGGCGAGACACGTTTTTGTCTTCCTTACAGGTCAGTATCCCCCGGTGCTGAATGAACCTAGAGTAGGACCAGAGTGAGCAGAATTGAAGGGGCAGTAGAGTGGAGGCAAAACTAGTACATATAGTGGGAAAGCAGAAAATGGAGTAAGATGACATTGACACTGATGGGCAGAGACTGATCCAACACTGCAAACAGGACAGAATGTAACCACCTGGTCCCTGGAGAAAAAGAATGTTGACTTAGATGGTGTGGGGGATTTTCTTGCTGCAGAGCTCAAGCCTGCTCTCCAGTTTCAGGGAGGTTTTTCCCTTACACCCTTGGAAATATACAGGAATGCTTCCTTTGATCAAATTTTGTAGGAGCCCAGAGATGGATGGACACCTTGGTTAACACAGTAAGGCTGAGCTgcttccatcaccccaaaacaaagcatttctcttcttctgcctcccttctctccccataaGTGAGGAATGCCTAGGAAAACAGTGAGGAGTACTGTAACTGTCACTTACCCTCTGCTCCAGGCTTCTCATCTGTTTGGGTGTGTGTCTTGTCCCTGTACTCCGCAATGACAATGAGGCTCTTGTGACAGCCTTCCTGATATTGGGCTTTCAAGCAAATCCAAAATACACTACCATTCCTTGCCAAGAGTTCTTTAGTAGATAAAATGACGTGAATGGTCCCATGATCAAGTCCCTGCCCATTTGCCTGAACTGACTTAACTCGGATCTCAGTTACTAATGAGTTCTGCTGTGTTCATTTGCAGGATGGATGTGGAGAAAGGCAAGATTGAAGACACAGGAGGCAGCGGTGGCTCCTATTCCATCAAAACCCAGTTTAACTCTGAGGAACAGTGGACAAAAGCTCTCAAGTTCATGCTGACGAATCTTAAGTGGGGTCTTGCTTGGGTATCCTCACAGTTTTATAACAAATGACTTGCTTTTTTCCTTAGGGGTTTGTTTGCCTTAAAggctttaaattttgttttgtttgcaaaaaaaaaaaaaaaaagtgttaaattaAATTCGGGTACTATTAAACAGCACATGTTTACAataccgaaaaagaaaaaaaaatccacaaaagccactttattttaaaacataacagATACTTTCCAGAGCTACAACATGCCATGTATAGCAACTGGCCTTTATCACAGTTTTGACTCTTAACCCCATGCCTTCCTTTCCCTTTGTCCCCGCAAAACAACTAAtttaagtttgcttttttttttttagactgagTTGAATTGAGATTGATGTGTTTTCACTGGATTTTATCTCTCTCAACTTCCTGCACTTAGAATATGAAATAGAAACTTTTGTCTCCACTGAGACTACAAGATGTGTGAGATGCACAGTTGGATAATGTGAGAAAATGACATGTAAGCTTTGGTCACCACGTGATGTGATCAGAAGCTTGAAATTTAACACTTCTCACTTGGTTCTAGTACTGAATGCCTGCTCTGCTCTGTGTTAGAGATATGAAATTGTGTTTGATACTGTTTGAGACCTTATGGAGAGATTTAGTTATTTGTAATAAAAGATTTACTGCAGTCTGATAACTGCCCAGAGGTGCACTGTTGGGTTTTTCTTTAACTAGAATAGAGTACTTTGTATTCTGGGAGAATCGAGTTCAAGTGCAGGTATGTGGAAAGTCTGCTGAAACATGTTTAGAGATGGgtgttagttttttaaaaagactctaaTGAAAAGTAGACAGCTGTAGAGAAAGCCCTATTTGTGTAGCTCTCAGTAACAGAACAGAGATATTTAACTTTAAGGGGAAATAAAGGCTACCTCCTTGATGCTCAGTCAAGGTCACCCAGATGGTCTCAGTTTTTGAGCCCCTGGTTAATACTAATCTCCATGTCTGATGTTCTCCCTTAATGAACAGTTAAGAGGAAAGCCATAAATATCttgttaaacaaaaataaactaatttcaCTGATATTCTAATATCTTGTCCCGGCTCTTGGACATTTTCAGTCTGGTACGACGAAGAGGACGTGCTTTATTCACCTGAACTCTTTCTCTGATGCAGAAAAATAAGCATCAAGTTGGAATATAAAACACAGTTCAGAAGATACTTGGAACTTCCGTACGCTGAGTATGAAAGTAAGGAAAGGGAGAGATGAGTGCAGTGACAGAAGGCTGTTTATTTTGGGCGGATTCCGCCGGCCTCATGTGTTGGAGAAGTCGCAGCCCTCAGTGCTCCGGCCACCAGGTGGGGTGGAACAGGCCGCTGTCGACCTGGAGTGCTGGCTCCCACGCTGTGAGTCAGGATTGCATAAGAGAGTTCGGCAATGCTCTCCAAGGCAATGCCAGTGATGCTTTGCAAATGCCCCGCAACCTtcagaaacagagacagattTCTTATTACTAAATAAACATGTGTTAGTGCACAGACACATTGCTGGGGCTGTTTTCTCAAGCCAAAtgtaaattttttcatttctctgagcttACAGAGAAGATTAAATCCAGATCCCAGCGTTTGCCAATGGCCAAATTACACTAGGATACCTTTGCCCTGATAGTGTTAGCATGGAAAGTTTCTGGTAGACATTTCCCTCTGCTGGAGATAAGTTTTGTGAAATATGAGAGGGATATTTGGGTCTTGACATTTTTTCTATTTGGGAGGATACACTTATTGGACTTTAACATAGTAGCAGATTATCATCATAATGGGAAATGAACAAGCTGAACTTGGGCCTCCATTTCCAATTTCATAAGAGGAAAACTGGAGAACATTTTTCAGTACCACCGTAGTTTTTCCCTCCCAAATCCTGCTCATTCATCCTAGTCCTGGGTCTTGGCACTTACCTTTCATAGCTTgtcttctgttttcctttaacTGAGGGGAGAATGCTTTCTATTAAATGAATTCTGACCATGCTGGTCCTGCTCAGTGGTGCATACCTGGCTCCAACACTCATGGTTTTGGATGAAAGCACTTGCTGCAATGATTCCTACTGCCAACAGCATGAAGTCTTCCTTCACGGAAATAAACTTTTCCCTAAGTGATTAAAACCATATTAATTTTGGAGCTAGAATGACACTTGATCTTCCAAATCCTAGGGTTATGGGACTTCAACTATGAGTTGTTTATGTTGATCATGGAATTTTTATAGATGGAAAGAAATGGTCAAATAATAGCTAATTGATTCCCTCTTCCAACCTCCCCCAACTCAACGGATTAAAACATGAGCCTCCTGTCTGAATGGCTTACGGACCTTTAGTTGTTCCGTCTGTCTCCCTAACAATGTAACTGTGAGGCTTTTTACCAGTCTGACTGTACAGTAATCAAACACTTTTGTCCAAGTTGCAACcctgtgactggctttttttccTAAGTGGCTATAAAAGCAGTTCAGTAATCTCAAATTATaagcagctataaaagaagagCTAGGAATGAAAGTATGTTAATTACTAGAAGtcatttaaatgttaaaagtaaaagcCTTTAGGGTTTTGCTGATTGGGCTCAGTCATCCAACCAAACAACGTATTGGATGTTAATTAGAACGAGATAACCCACGCAGGTTATCTGTGGACTGGGTGCCTTGCTAGGTAAATTCCATTTCTCAAGTTCTTGTGGTATGTTACTGAC contains:
- the BECN1 gene encoding beclin-1 isoform X2 — encoded protein: MEGSKTSSSTMQVSFVCQRCSQPLKLDTSFKILDRVTIQELTAPLLATAQVKPGETQEEEANSGEEPFIETRQDGVSRRFIPPARMMSTESANSFTLIGEASDGGTMENLSRRLKVTGDLFDIMSGQTDVDHPLCEECTDTLLDQLDTQLNVTENECQNYKRCLEILEQMNEDDSEQLQMELKELALEEERLIQELEDVEKNRQIVAENLEKVQAEAERLDQEEAQYQREYSEFKRQQLELDDELKSVENQMRYAQMQLDKLKKTNVFNATFHIWHSGQFGTINNFRLGRLPSVPVEWNEINAAWGQTVLLLHALANKMGLKFQRYRLVPYGNHSYLESLTDKSKELPLYCSGGLRFFWDNKFDHAMVAFLDCVQQFKEEVEKGETRFCLPYRMDVEKGKIEDTGGSGGSYSIKTQFNSEEQWTKALKFMLTNLKWGLAWTELN
- the BECN1 gene encoding beclin-1 isoform X1, producing the protein MEGSKTSSSTMQVSFVCQRCSQPLKLDTSFKILDRVTIQELTAPLLATAQVKPGETQEEEANSGEEPFIETRQDGVSRRFIPPARMMSTESANSFTLIGEASDGGTMENLSRRLKVTGDLFDIMSGQTDVDHPLCEECTDTLLDQLDTQLNVTENECQNYKRCLEILEQMNEDDSEQLQMELKELALEEERLIQELEDVEKNRQIVAENLEKVQAEAERLDQEEAQYQREYSEFKRQQLELDDELKSVENQMRYAQMQLDKLKKTNVFNATFHIWHSGQFGTINNFRLGRLPSVPVEWNEINAAWGQTVLLLHALANKMGLKFQRYRLVPYGNHSYLESLTDKSKELPLYCSGGLRFFWDNKFDHAMVAFLDCVQQFKEEVEKGETRFCLPYRMDVEKGKIEDTGGSGGSYSIKTQFNSEEQWTKALKFMLTNLKWGLAWVSSQFYNK